A window of the Cystobacter fuscus genome harbors these coding sequences:
- a CDS encoding DUF4276 family protein, protein MKLGLIVEGHGEVQAVPLLVRRLLKDLAPELHPTLLPPHRVSRGQLVKEDELRRAIELMARKVGDGGRILVLLDADDDLPCQLGPRLLDWARKQRPDRAVSIVIAKREYEAWFLASAESLQGYRGLPADLVAPPAPETVRNAKGWLGNHMPTGYQETIDQPAFTNRFDLEAARRTDSFDKLVRELGRLFDIPVPPRPTL, encoded by the coding sequence ATGAAACTGGGTCTCATCGTTGAGGGCCACGGAGAAGTGCAGGCTGTTCCTCTGCTCGTGCGCAGGTTGTTGAAGGATCTGGCTCCCGAACTGCATCCCACGCTCCTTCCTCCGCATCGTGTTTCGCGAGGGCAGCTTGTCAAGGAGGATGAACTCCGGCGGGCCATCGAGCTCATGGCGCGAAAGGTGGGTGACGGGGGACGAATCCTCGTTCTGCTCGATGCTGATGATGACCTCCCTTGCCAATTGGGGCCACGACTCCTGGATTGGGCGCGGAAGCAACGTCCTGATCGTGCCGTATCCATCGTCATCGCGAAGCGCGAATATGAGGCATGGTTCCTGGCCTCTGCTGAGTCCCTCCAGGGTTATCGAGGGCTTCCCGCTGACCTCGTCGCACCTCCTGCCCCCGAGACTGTCCGCAACGCCAAGGGATGGCTGGGCAATCACATGCCAACGGGATATCAGGAGACCATCGACCAGCCTGCCTTCACGAACCGCTTCGACCTGGAGGCTGCGCGACGCACGGACTCCTTCGACAAGCTCGTCCGTGAATTGGGACGTCTCTTCGATATTCCTGTGCCGCCTCGCCCGACTCTCTGA
- a CDS encoding DUF2381 family protein, with protein sequence MERSFRGFMYVLFCLLVLLSQVGAAQDVPVRQRSVYLTKSPKDEVTEVFVAVQNVTTLRFERPCDPAQTKLLGWEARFEPPLVGGKSVVLVPFQKLAPDDRFMLLVTFVDGTSLPFIVRAGERGVDGQVNVFAESESPAAIRSRLEEMQEENRSLHAKVRRYHEEETSVNHALAALLAANRVELTPFKLWRKWRLNENGIKAEVVIFDDDELKRVAVVFTLQNLDEQKPWALQEASLTSLLTSEEKPFALRMSSAVISPGKTGRIAIVTDADSLFSNKGRDQLVLEIFRDGGLRQACVYMEPAPRHRR encoded by the coding sequence ATGGAACGATCCTTCCGCGGATTCATGTACGTGCTGTTCTGCCTCCTCGTCCTGTTGTCCCAAGTCGGCGCGGCCCAGGATGTGCCTGTCCGGCAGCGGAGCGTTTACCTCACGAAGAGCCCCAAGGATGAAGTGACGGAGGTGTTTGTTGCCGTGCAGAACGTGACCACACTCCGTTTCGAGCGCCCCTGTGACCCGGCGCAGACGAAGCTCCTGGGGTGGGAGGCTCGCTTCGAGCCACCGTTGGTCGGCGGGAAGTCCGTGGTCCTCGTTCCCTTCCAGAAACTGGCCCCGGACGACCGCTTCATGCTGCTGGTGACGTTCGTGGATGGCACCTCACTCCCATTCATCGTGAGAGCTGGAGAACGCGGAGTGGACGGTCAGGTCAATGTCTTCGCCGAGTCGGAGTCTCCAGCCGCCATCCGATCCAGGCTGGAGGAGATGCAGGAGGAGAACAGGTCACTGCATGCCAAGGTCCGGCGCTACCACGAGGAGGAGACCTCGGTGAACCACGCGCTGGCGGCGCTTCTGGCGGCCAACCGTGTGGAACTGACCCCGTTCAAGCTGTGGAGGAAGTGGCGCCTCAATGAGAACGGTATCAAAGCGGAAGTCGTTATCTTCGATGACGATGAGTTGAAGCGGGTCGCTGTCGTCTTCACGCTCCAGAACCTGGATGAGCAGAAGCCCTGGGCGCTTCAGGAAGCGAGCCTCACCAGTTTATTGACGTCGGAGGAGAAGCCTTTTGCCCTCCGCATGTCGTCGGCCGTCATCTCCCCAGGAAAGACCGGGCGCATTGCCATCGTCACGGATGCGGACTCGCTCTTCTCGAACAAGGGCAGGGACCAGCTCGTGCTCGAAATCTTCAGGGATGGGGGACTTCGACAGGCTTGCGTCTACATGGAGCCAGCACCCCGGCATCGGCGCTGA
- a CDS encoding serine/threonine protein kinase: MSTNHGEVTVSPGGLEPGTRVGRWRVMEQLGVGGQGAVYRVEDMEHPGNFHALKLALHARDGRTEREVALMMSRAAHPHVVGFHGCARWPSPREGCLGFVMDWVPGLALDVWAETDGTTFRQLATAGATVARTLGELHARGVLHRDLKPEHIVVRESDGQPVLLDFGAGWYEGAPPLTTGPLPPTTLYLLSPEAVRFLWHSPERPGSHYTFQPTDDLYALGVCLYRATTGHYPFSEWLPADVLQSAIVHVRPLAPRLVNPRVPRALSDVIVRLLAKNPSERCPSGAALHAALVAAASSKKSAWDASIFEWEEVPPVREGGTPERHILRPPRPRPALTSRPPDPSRMARRSHWPRRLTLAASVLLTLVPVTRVPPEKPGLRAPDEEWATDARVDPAPAQYEQAPLPVRNQKLAPCTEELELELSGACWYSLVKRRPPNCPPQTISYKGECLRPVPKSRPVPTSVDGGGPEAQ, encoded by the coding sequence GTGTCCACGAATCATGGCGAGGTAACAGTCTCCCCGGGCGGACTGGAGCCGGGAACCCGGGTGGGCCGCTGGCGTGTCATGGAGCAACTGGGCGTGGGCGGCCAGGGCGCTGTCTACCGCGTGGAGGACATGGAGCACCCTGGCAACTTCCATGCGCTCAAGCTCGCGCTGCATGCTCGTGACGGGCGGACTGAGCGCGAAGTGGCGCTGATGATGAGCCGGGCGGCACATCCCCACGTGGTGGGCTTCCACGGCTGTGCGCGCTGGCCCTCCCCTCGCGAAGGGTGCCTGGGCTTCGTCATGGACTGGGTGCCCGGCCTGGCCCTGGACGTGTGGGCGGAGACGGACGGCACCACCTTTCGTCAGCTCGCCACCGCGGGTGCCACGGTGGCGCGTACCCTGGGCGAGTTGCATGCCCGGGGAGTCCTGCACCGCGACCTCAAGCCCGAGCACATCGTCGTGCGCGAGTCGGATGGGCAACCCGTGCTGCTCGACTTCGGCGCGGGCTGGTACGAGGGCGCGCCCCCGCTCACCACGGGTCCCCTGCCCCCGACCACGCTATACCTCCTCAGCCCCGAGGCGGTGCGCTTCCTGTGGCACAGCCCCGAGCGCCCCGGCTCGCACTACACCTTCCAACCCACCGATGACCTGTACGCCCTGGGGGTGTGCCTGTATCGGGCCACCACCGGGCACTACCCCTTCTCCGAGTGGCTGCCGGCCGACGTGTTGCAGTCCGCCATCGTCCACGTGCGACCGCTGGCGCCCAGACTCGTCAATCCCCGGGTGCCGCGCGCCTTGAGTGACGTGATCGTCCGGCTGCTGGCGAAGAACCCCTCGGAGCGCTGCCCGAGTGGCGCGGCGCTCCACGCGGCGCTGGTCGCGGCGGCCTCCAGCAAGAAGTCAGCGTGGGACGCGAGCATCTTCGAGTGGGAAGAAGTGCCACCGGTACGGGAGGGAGGCACACCCGAGCGGCACATCCTCCGGCCTCCGAGGCCCAGGCCCGCATTGACCTCTCGGCCTCCCGATCCCTCGCGCATGGCTCGGCGGAGCCACTGGCCCAGGAGGCTCACGCTCGCCGCATCGGTGCTGCTAACCCTGGTGCCCGTGACGCGAGTTCCACCCGAGAAGCCAGGCCTCCGTGCTCCAGACGAAGAGTGGGCCACGGATGCGCGGGTCGACCCGGCACCTGCCCAGTATGAACAGGCGCCGCTCCCGGTAAGAAATCAGAAGCTGGCTCCCTGTACGGAAGAGCTTGAACTGGAGCTGTCCGGCGCGTGCTGGTACTCGCTCGTCAAGCGACGGCCTCCGAATTGCCCACCCCAGACAATCTCGTACAAAGGCGAGTGCCTCCGCCCAGTGCCAAAATCGCGCCCAGTTCCGACCAGCGTGGATGGCGGTGGACCGGAAGCTCAGTGA
- a CDS encoding AHH domain-containing protein gives MSPHHGEPGEGLKLIFASLKPNPALALFSLEDARAVVAALEGGFKEAKPGPRPLAAVAMGALTAGMAGGSPGTRLPDFERRVREEHEELYGPALLTLPPSLESARWFQALKLSPRYMGEGVREAAVEMFNSPAVAFSVGMSMMLYMVAWAAPEPLFSKAFAAAVTLGLLMTYTATELYNVGMACLTLYREAEAARTQAQLEAVAERFGKALGGVGLRVLVTVAGAKLARGLPEVPRGGLWGRLSPPRFAFAGGRSGFSVGTGARAQVSVANGTVVLMGVSANTTASAAASAVSSARTTGACAESKKDDNHAHHLCTNKNDKSESNGGPWTPVFEGLFRQAGMSLDDPANIVFLRDHKGPHPMEYHRDVADRLRDVLKGCRTQVACRARLVRMLDEIAGEVCTPGSKLNKLVTRTQ, from the coding sequence GTGAGCCCCCATCACGGTGAGCCAGGGGAGGGGCTGAAGCTCATCTTCGCTTCACTCAAGCCGAATCCGGCGCTGGCGCTGTTCTCGCTGGAGGATGCGCGGGCGGTGGTGGCGGCATTGGAGGGGGGATTCAAGGAGGCGAAGCCGGGGCCTCGTCCGCTGGCGGCGGTTGCCATGGGCGCACTGACGGCGGGGATGGCGGGCGGCTCGCCTGGGACGCGACTGCCGGACTTCGAGAGGCGTGTGCGAGAGGAACATGAGGAGCTGTACGGACCGGCCCTGCTGACGTTGCCGCCATCGCTGGAGAGTGCCAGGTGGTTCCAGGCCCTGAAGCTCTCGCCGCGCTACATGGGGGAGGGCGTACGTGAGGCCGCGGTGGAGATGTTCAACTCTCCGGCGGTGGCTTTTTCGGTCGGCATGTCGATGATGCTCTACATGGTGGCGTGGGCGGCGCCGGAGCCCCTGTTCTCCAAGGCGTTCGCGGCGGCGGTGACGCTGGGACTCCTGATGACGTACACGGCGACGGAGCTCTACAACGTGGGGATGGCGTGCCTGACGCTGTACCGGGAGGCGGAAGCGGCGAGGACGCAGGCGCAACTGGAGGCGGTGGCCGAGCGCTTCGGCAAGGCATTGGGGGGAGTGGGGCTGCGCGTGCTGGTGACGGTGGCGGGGGCGAAGTTGGCCAGGGGACTGCCGGAGGTGCCCCGGGGCGGTCTATGGGGGAGGCTCTCACCTCCGAGATTTGCTTTCGCGGGCGGACGGAGCGGTTTCTCGGTGGGGACAGGGGCCCGTGCTCAGGTGAGCGTGGCGAACGGGACCGTGGTGCTCATGGGCGTATCGGCGAACACGACGGCCTCCGCTGCGGCCTCGGCGGTGTCCTCGGCACGGACGACAGGGGCCTGCGCCGAATCGAAGAAGGACGACAACCATGCCCATCACCTGTGTACCAACAAGAACGACAAGTCCGAGAGCAATGGTGGCCCCTGGACACCTGTGTTCGAAGGACTCTTCAGACAGGCGGGGATGAGCCTCGATGACCCAGCGAACATCGTCTTCCTGCGAGACCACAAGGGGCCTCATCCCATGGAGTACCACCGTGACGTCGCTGATCGGCTCAGGGATGTACTCAAGGGCTGTAGGACTCAGGTGGCATGTCGGGCCAGGCTCGTGAGGATGCTCGACGAGATCGCCGGGGAGGTGTGTACGCCTGGCTCCAAGCTCAACAAGCTCGTCACGAGGACACAATGA
- a CDS encoding imm11 family protein, whose product MTAQMKYYRIDDDKYIPRRWYLWMPQFDEAGRGEMFDVWRFNDGRRLNIEHPIRISVKPAGVALEFSEALGIPIVHRRVVSLFERLDLLSEVQFIPVEVEGQAEPYFIFNALQIIRCIDDARCEEVFYWRPEDGEPDRVGQYKNVRGLKVDPAKIGDANIFRPWGWDGILIVSERVKLAMMEDGITGTHFVEV is encoded by the coding sequence ATGACAGCGCAGATGAAGTACTACAGAATTGATGACGACAAGTACATTCCACGGCGATGGTACCTTTGGATGCCTCAGTTCGATGAGGCGGGTCGGGGAGAGATGTTCGACGTCTGGCGATTCAACGACGGAAGGCGCCTGAACATCGAGCATCCGATTCGCATATCCGTGAAGCCGGCGGGGGTTGCGCTTGAGTTCTCCGAGGCCCTAGGGATTCCCATCGTCCACCGTCGGGTCGTCTCGCTCTTCGAGCGTCTGGACCTTCTGAGTGAAGTACAGTTCATTCCGGTCGAGGTGGAGGGCCAAGCGGAGCCCTATTTCATCTTCAATGCGCTGCAAATCATCAGGTGCATCGACGACGCCCGGTGTGAAGAGGTGTTCTACTGGCGGCCCGAAGATGGCGAGCCCGATAGGGTGGGGCAGTACAAGAACGTGCGAGGGCTGAAGGTGGACCCGGCGAAGATCGGGGATGCCAATATCTTCCGTCCCTGGGGTTGGGATGGAATCCTCATTGTCTCCGAGCGTGTCAAGTTGGCCATGATGGAAGATGGCATCACCGGCACCCATTTCGTCGAGGTTTGA
- a CDS encoding imm11 family protein, with protein MTARTKYYEIDDDKYIPGRWYLRMPRTDEAGRGEMFDVWRFSKGRYLTIEHPIRMRVMPNGTALEFSRAFGIPIVHRRVVALFERLGLQREVQFIPVEIDGQSEPFFLLNALHIIRCIDDARCDEVFYRGPEDGEPDRVGHYKNVRGLKVDPARVGDANIFRPWGWTVVLIVSERVKLAMDEEGITGTYFVEV; from the coding sequence ATGACAGCGCGAACGAAGTATTACGAGATAGACGACGACAAGTACATTCCAGGGCGATGGTACCTGCGGATGCCTCGCACCGATGAGGCGGGGCGGGGAGAGATGTTCGACGTCTGGCGGTTCAGCAAGGGAAGGTACCTGACCATCGAGCATCCAATTCGTATGCGCGTGATGCCGAATGGAACTGCGCTCGAGTTCTCCCGTGCCTTTGGTATTCCCATCGTCCACCGCCGGGTGGTCGCGCTCTTCGAGCGTCTGGGCCTTCAGCGGGAAGTGCAATTCATCCCAGTTGAGATAGACGGTCAGTCGGAGCCCTTTTTCCTCCTCAACGCCCTACACATCATTCGGTGCATCGACGATGCCCGGTGCGACGAGGTGTTCTATCGGGGGCCCGAGGATGGTGAGCCGGACAGGGTGGGGCACTACAAGAACGTTCGAGGGCTGAAGGTGGATCCGGCGAGAGTAGGGGACGCCAACATCTTCCGTCCTTGGGGCTGGACGGTGGTCCTCATCGTCTCCGAGCGCGTCAAGTTGGCCATGGACGAAGAGGGCATCACCGGCACCTATTTCGTCGAGGTTTGA
- a CDS encoding RNA polymerase sigma factor, with protein MKAITGGKKDRNEFLRELYTAYGGSVYGRCLFLLKNPANAEDAMQEVFARALNSADEFRVGSSPLAWLLKIATHHCLNLLRAEQAPWRRWFELTVLARPKADGGEQKMEARELVRSLLSRVDLETQAAVVHYWVDGMTLEEVAAILERSVPTVRKRLERFAALTNEELKVS; from the coding sequence TTGAAGGCCATCACTGGAGGGAAGAAGGACCGGAACGAGTTCCTGCGCGAGCTGTACACCGCGTATGGCGGCAGCGTGTACGGGCGCTGCCTCTTTCTGTTGAAGAACCCCGCGAACGCGGAGGACGCGATGCAGGAGGTGTTCGCCCGCGCCCTCAACTCCGCGGACGAATTTCGCGTGGGCTCCTCGCCCCTGGCGTGGTTGCTGAAGATCGCCACCCACCATTGTCTCAACCTGCTGCGCGCGGAGCAGGCCCCCTGGCGGCGCTGGTTCGAGCTGACCGTCCTGGCCCGTCCGAAGGCGGATGGGGGAGAGCAGAAGATGGAGGCGCGGGAGCTGGTGCGGTCGCTGCTCTCCCGGGTGGACCTGGAGACGCAGGCGGCGGTGGTGCACTACTGGGTGGACGGAATGACGCTGGAGGAGGTGGCCGCGATCCTGGAGCGCTCGGTGCCCACGGTGCGCAAGCGGCTGGAGCGGTTCGCCGCCCTGACGAACGAGGAGCTGAAGGTCTCATGA
- a CDS encoding zf-HC2 domain-containing protein has product MSTHPLEWTLRRLHAGELPGPETQQVQAHVSSCAECHEVMKGLEADQARFEQEVPFDRFAANVERALRKPPPAPARPRLNGVLIAVVATVLLVVVARPLLSPSPSLNRLKGGASAELRIGGDGPQRALQPGDTEALLPDERVRLGYVAGAYRYVMAVSVDDTGEVSALYSEQGLSLPVEAGAGRHWLPESVQFTGTGHERVVLVLSEKPLRVEAVQAAARRGWEVAGGKVVAMSTLGVEGEELHWLLLKP; this is encoded by the coding sequence ATGAGCACTCACCCCTTGGAATGGACGCTGCGGCGGCTGCACGCCGGAGAGCTTCCCGGCCCGGAGACCCAGCAGGTCCAGGCGCATGTGTCCTCGTGCGCGGAGTGTCACGAGGTGATGAAGGGCCTCGAGGCGGACCAGGCCCGCTTCGAGCAGGAGGTACCCTTCGACCGCTTCGCGGCCAACGTGGAGCGCGCCCTGCGCAAGCCGCCACCGGCGCCTGCCCGGCCCCGGCTCAATGGTGTGCTGATCGCCGTGGTGGCCACGGTCCTGCTGGTGGTGGTGGCCCGTCCGCTGCTCTCGCCGTCTCCTTCCCTCAACCGGCTCAAGGGCGGAGCCTCCGCGGAGCTGCGTATCGGCGGCGATGGGCCCCAGCGCGCGCTCCAGCCGGGCGACACCGAGGCACTCCTCCCGGACGAGCGGGTACGCCTGGGCTATGTGGCGGGCGCCTACCGGTACGTGATGGCGGTGTCCGTGGACGATACCGGCGAGGTATCGGCGCTCTATTCCGAGCAGGGGCTGAGCCTCCCCGTCGAAGCGGGGGCCGGGAGACACTGGCTGCCCGAGAGCGTGCAGTTCACGGGCACGGGCCACGAGCGGGTGGTGTTGGTGCTCTCCGAGAAGCCGTTGAGGGTGGAGGCCGTTCAGGCCGCTGCACGGCGGGGCTGGGAGGTCGCGGGAGGCAAGGTGGTGGCCATGTCCACGCTGGGCGTGGAGGGTGAGGAGCTCCATTGGTTGCTGCTCAAGCCCTGA
- a CDS encoding caspase family protein — MVAAQALRRLAGPARVLVLGVLLAAAVQAQPLRRFALVAGNDEGGAGTRPLRFAKDDARKMHDLLVRLGGVEPGDARLLLDETAEDFLQALARLEARVQGARARGERTSLLVYYSGHAKDGSLRMGGSALNLEALKHRLAATPVDIRIAILDSCRSGALTRRKGARRAPSFVVDTDTVQESRGLVILTSSSADEDSQESDLLGGSYFSHHLISGLMGDADRSADGQVTLFEAYSHAYARTVADTADSSAGAQHPTFSYDLAGQGDLVLTNPRASNEGLLVPRTAPAGDYYFVNPRGLVVAELHKTVDTERRLALAPGTYTVKRRLTDRLRVGETEIQRGLTTVLDESRLRDAPFSDDPVKGVPSRVREPLAHWTVGVALGHHSFFDTSTRENLFPYVPLMALELGLHDYLREGWSWTFDLALGMKDDTLELPSLEGTRYRYSVLTAGTSLLVEWPLGRVSPFVGPRLAYLGMRRDFEDVNLPDQRYGMITPGVVTGVRWRPLERIEFTGNLRLHYFFYNVDYQRSLGYWEFLALVKYRL; from the coding sequence TTGGTTGCTGCTCAAGCCCTGAGGCGCCTGGCGGGTCCTGCCCGGGTGCTCGTCCTGGGCGTGTTGTTGGCAGCGGCCGTGCAGGCGCAGCCGCTGCGCCGCTTCGCCCTGGTGGCGGGCAACGACGAGGGCGGTGCGGGTACCCGGCCCCTGCGGTTCGCGAAGGACGATGCGCGCAAGATGCACGACCTCCTGGTGCGGCTGGGCGGCGTGGAGCCCGGCGATGCGCGACTGCTGCTGGACGAGACCGCGGAGGACTTCCTCCAGGCGCTCGCCAGGCTGGAAGCGCGCGTACAAGGGGCACGGGCTCGGGGCGAGCGCACCTCGCTCCTCGTCTACTACTCGGGTCATGCGAAGGACGGCTCGCTGCGGATGGGAGGCAGCGCGCTGAATCTGGAGGCGCTCAAGCACCGGCTGGCGGCGACGCCCGTGGACATCCGCATCGCCATCCTGGACTCGTGCCGCTCCGGGGCGCTCACGCGGAGGAAGGGCGCCCGGCGCGCGCCCTCCTTCGTCGTCGACACGGACACGGTGCAGGAAAGCCGGGGACTCGTCATCCTCACCTCCAGCTCGGCGGACGAGGACTCGCAGGAGTCGGATCTGCTGGGTGGCAGCTATTTCTCCCATCACCTGATCAGCGGGCTGATGGGGGACGCGGACCGTTCCGCGGATGGTCAGGTGACACTCTTCGAGGCCTACTCCCATGCCTATGCCCGCACCGTGGCGGACACCGCGGACAGCAGCGCGGGGGCTCAGCACCCGACCTTCAGCTACGACCTGGCCGGCCAGGGCGACCTGGTGTTGACGAATCCGCGGGCGAGCAACGAGGGCCTGCTGGTGCCCCGCACCGCGCCCGCGGGGGACTACTACTTCGTGAACCCTCGTGGCCTCGTGGTGGCGGAGCTGCACAAGACCGTGGACACCGAGCGCAGGCTCGCCCTGGCCCCGGGCACGTATACGGTGAAGCGGAGACTGACGGACCGGCTGCGCGTGGGCGAGACCGAGATCCAGCGCGGGCTCACCACGGTGCTCGACGAGTCGCGACTGCGCGACGCGCCTTTCTCGGATGATCCGGTGAAAGGCGTGCCTTCCCGGGTGCGCGAGCCCCTCGCGCATTGGACGGTGGGGGTCGCCCTCGGACATCACTCCTTCTTCGATACCTCCACCCGCGAGAACCTCTTCCCCTACGTGCCCCTGATGGCTCTGGAGTTGGGCCTGCACGACTACCTGCGCGAGGGCTGGAGCTGGACCTTCGATCTGGCACTGGGCATGAAAGACGACACGCTGGAGCTCCCCTCCCTCGAGGGAACGCGCTACCGCTATTCGGTGCTGACCGCGGGCACCTCGCTGTTGGTCGAGTGGCCCCTGGGTCGCGTGTCTCCCTTCGTCGGACCACGGCTCGCCTACCTCGGCATGCGGCGCGACTTCGAGGATGTGAACCTCCCGGATCAACGGTATGGGATGATCACCCCGGGAGTCGTGACTGGCGTGCGCTGGCGGCCCTTGGAGCGTATCGAGTTCACCGGGAACCTCCGCCTCCACTACTTCTTCTACAACGTCGATTATCAGCGCTCCCTTGGGTACTGGGAGTTCCTGGCGCTCGTGAAGTACCGTCTCTGA
- a CDS encoding siderophore-interacting protein → MASAKEWVGSVLGRLFFHDATVTRVREVSPRFREIELEGAALRGLSWQAGDKVQAMMPGMNMRTYTPLHWDSERGATVFLVYLHGSSPGAQWGREVRVGAGVQFIGPRRSLSLDDHPGATVFFGDETSFGVAHAFKRTRAPRDFTSVFEVSNPEESTAVLGELGLEGAVARTADDAHLVEVHERLRAALQAHPEACLVMTGKAQSIQALRGRLKADGLKPASRVKAYWSVGKTGLD, encoded by the coding sequence ATGGCATCCGCGAAGGAGTGGGTCGGCAGTGTCCTGGGACGGTTGTTCTTTCATGACGCCACGGTGACCCGGGTGAGGGAGGTCTCGCCCCGGTTCCGGGAGATCGAACTCGAAGGAGCGGCCCTGCGCGGCCTCTCGTGGCAGGCCGGCGACAAGGTCCAGGCCATGATGCCCGGAATGAACATGCGGACGTACACCCCTCTGCATTGGGACAGCGAGCGAGGCGCCACGGTGTTCCTCGTCTATCTTCATGGCTCGAGCCCCGGCGCCCAGTGGGGCCGGGAGGTGCGCGTGGGGGCGGGCGTCCAATTCATCGGGCCCCGGCGCTCCCTGTCGCTCGATGATCACCCCGGAGCCACGGTGTTCTTCGGCGACGAGACCTCGTTCGGGGTCGCCCACGCGTTCAAGAGGACGCGAGCCCCTCGCGACTTCACCAGTGTCTTCGAGGTGTCCAACCCGGAGGAATCCACGGCGGTGCTGGGGGAGCTGGGCCTGGAGGGCGCGGTGGCACGCACGGCGGACGACGCCCACCTCGTCGAGGTGCATGAGCGCCTGCGGGCGGCGCTCCAAGCGCATCCGGAGGCCTGTCTGGTGATGACGGGCAAGGCCCAGTCCATCCAGGCACTCCGAGGGCGGCTCAAGGCCGATGGGCTCAAGCCCGCCTCCCGGGTCAAGGCCTACTGGTCCGTGGGGAAGACGGGCCTGGATTAG
- a CDS encoding 2-hydroxychromene-2-carboxylate isomerase — protein sequence MSPAPLRFFFDYVSPYAYLAWTQLPALAERHGRTLEVVPVLFAGVLNALGTMGPAEVPTKRFYIYKHTHRLAHDLGVPFVFPSAHPFNPLLALRVTAAVREADARKRLVSALFSAAWAGGGGLVEPERVGACVSSVGLEAQALLAAAGTPDVKERVRRNTEELLALGGFGVPTVLADEELFFGVDSLGHLERFLRGEDPLSPEERERLRTLPMAASRL from the coding sequence ATGAGTCCCGCTCCCCTGCGCTTCTTCTTCGATTACGTCTCGCCGTACGCGTACCTCGCCTGGACGCAGCTTCCCGCCCTGGCCGAGCGTCATGGCCGCACGTTGGAGGTCGTGCCGGTGCTCTTCGCCGGTGTGCTCAACGCCCTCGGAACCATGGGGCCCGCGGAGGTGCCCACCAAACGGTTCTACATCTACAAGCACACCCACCGGCTCGCCCATGACCTCGGCGTGCCCTTCGTCTTCCCCTCGGCGCATCCCTTCAATCCATTGCTCGCGCTCCGGGTGACGGCCGCGGTGCGGGAGGCGGATGCCCGGAAGCGGCTCGTCTCCGCGCTGTTCTCGGCGGCGTGGGCGGGTGGGGGAGGGCTCGTGGAACCCGAGCGCGTGGGCGCCTGTGTGAGTTCGGTGGGGCTGGAGGCCCAGGCCCTGCTCGCCGCCGCGGGGACGCCGGACGTGAAGGAGCGGGTGCGCCGGAACACGGAGGAACTGCTCGCGCTGGGGGGCTTCGGCGTTCCCACCGTCCTCGCGGACGAGGAGCTCTTCTTCGGCGTCGACTCCCTGGGTCACCTGGAGCGCTTCCTGCGCGGGGAGGATCCGCTCTCCCCCGAGGAGCGCGAGCGCCTGCGGACCCTCCCCATGGCCGCGTCCCGTCTCTGA